The window ATGTGAAGTTTTGCCAATACAATCCAACCTATAAAATGTATGATATTACCTTTCAAAGCGATAAGATCTATCAATACAACTACAATTCTATTGAATGGATTAGAAAACCAGAATTAATAGATCCTACATTAGTACACATCACACACGGTGATCGCGAGCTGTTCAATATCGAAAATATCTTTAGTTTCCGTGGTGCTGTAACGGACTACTGGCACGTTTGTTTTTCAAATGGAAGCGAACGAACCTATGACAAACGAGAATTAAAAATTGCAACATCCTGTCTTAGTAAAAAGAAATCTCAGGACTGCCTTGATTATTTACGGGAACTTGCGTCCATTAACGAACTTAAAAGCGATGATGGCGAAGTTCTTTTACAAAAACAGTATGATAGCTTGGACTTCGTAGGCTCAGACAGCACCATGGCTCTCTATCTAAATCCGAATGACAATAAAATTCGCACCTATCAAAAGCGGAGTCTGATATTCCCATTTGGCGGAAACGCCAGCCAGTTTCGCGCCGTGGAAAATGCGATGTGTAATCAGCTTAGCGTAATTCAGGGACCGCCTGGTACCGGAAAAACACAAACGATTCTGAATATTATCGCGAATCTTTTGGTAGAAAATAAATCCATTCAGGTAGTCTCCAACAACAACTCCGCCACCGCCAATATATTAGAAAAGCTTGCCTCGCCCAAATACGGTATGGAGTTTCTTGTTGCACCTCTAGGTAGTTCTAACAATAAAAAGCAATTTATTCAGAATCAGAACGGTCGCTATCCAGATCTCTCTAGCTGGGAGATGGAACCTGGCGAACAAGAAGAATTGAGAGAGAAGATTAAGGGACTCTCGGAAGAAGTATCCAATACATTTAAAAAGCAGGAACGCCTTGCTCAAACCAGATTGGAACTAGAATCACTACTTCTGGAAATTAAGTATTTTGAACAGTACTGCTCAGAATCGGAGTTGCCATACGCCGATATCAAACTACGCCGCACGCTAAAATCAGAAAAGCTGATGCAGCTTTGGCAGGAATGTTATGCGTTTTCAGAAAAAAAGCACAGCGTTTCTTTTTTGTTTAAAATTAAAAGTGCTCTTATTTATGGTATTTCAGACTGGAACTTTTACAAAAATAGTTTGCCTACTATTATTACGTTGCTGCAAGCTTTGTTTTATCAAGCGCGGAGAAAAGAACTGGCAAGCGAGATCCACGATTTGAAAGAATATCTGGACGATGTTGAAGCGACAAGAAAAATGGACAAGTTGACAAGGTGGTCTTTGGACTATTTGCATGCAAAGCTTTTTGAGAAGTATGGCAACAAACATACAAGAAAGTACTTTACTGGAGATGACCTATGGAAACGAGCCATTGATATTCCAAAAGAATATCCTATTATTCTCAGCACCACCTTTTCGTCCCGAAACTGTCTTAAGGGTGTTACATACAATTATGTTATTATGGATGAAGCTTCTCAAGTGGATATAGCTACGGGGGCGTTGGCTTTATCCAGTGCCAAAAATGCAGTTATTGTAGGGGATTTGAAACAACTTCCCAATGTGGTCGCGGAAGATGCGAAAAAGCGCAGCGACTCGGTATTCAATTCCTATAAACTCGCAGCGGGGTATTCTTTCTCTGCAAACAGTTTTTTAAAATCTATTTGCTGTATTCTACCCGAAGCCCCACAAACATTGCTTCGCGAACATTATCGCTGTCACCCTAAAATTATTGGATACTGTAATCAGAAATTTTATCATAATGAGCTGATTGTTATGACAACAGATCACGGTGAAGATGATACATTATCTGTCTATAAAACAGTGGAGGGGAACCATCGTCGTGACCACACCAACCAGCGCCAGATTGATGTATTGATTCAGGAGGCTTTACCCAAATTAAAAAGCAATGTAACTGCAGATGAAATCGGTGTTATCGCTCCATACAGGGATCAGGCGACGAATATCACAACGCAACTCGATTCCAATTTAATCGAAGTAGACACTGTCCATAAGTTTCAAGGTCGAGAGAAAGACACGATTGTGCTAACAACGGTTGATGATGTTGTTACTGATTTCTCTGATGATCCGTATCTATTGAATGTTGCTGTTTCTCGTGCAAAAAAGCGACTTTGTTTGGTGACATCCTGCAACGAGCAACCGACCGACAGCAACATTGGCGATTTGATTTCCTATATTGAATACTACAATTTTCAAATCGTCCAAAGTGAGATTTATTCTGTGTTCGATTTGCTTTATCGACAATATACTGATGCGCGCATTGCATTCTTAAAAAAACATCCCCGTGTATCCACTTATGATTCTGAAAATGTGATGTACGGAAACCTTATGGAACTT is drawn from Hydrogenoanaerobacterium saccharovorans and contains these coding sequences:
- a CDS encoding AAA domain-containing protein gives rise to the protein MNQRENLILHNGQDITADVKFCQYNPTYKMYDITFQSDKIYQYNYNSIEWIRKPELIDPTLVHITHGDRELFNIENIFSFRGAVTDYWHVCFSNGSERTYDKRELKIATSCLSKKKSQDCLDYLRELASINELKSDDGEVLLQKQYDSLDFVGSDSTMALYLNPNDNKIRTYQKRSLIFPFGGNASQFRAVENAMCNQLSVIQGPPGTGKTQTILNIIANLLVENKSIQVVSNNNSATANILEKLASPKYGMEFLVAPLGSSNNKKQFIQNQNGRYPDLSSWEMEPGEQEELREKIKGLSEEVSNTFKKQERLAQTRLELESLLLEIKYFEQYCSESELPYADIKLRRTLKSEKLMQLWQECYAFSEKKHSVSFLFKIKSALIYGISDWNFYKNSLPTIITLLQALFYQARRKELASEIHDLKEYLDDVEATRKMDKLTRWSLDYLHAKLFEKYGNKHTRKYFTGDDLWKRAIDIPKEYPIILSTTFSSRNCLKGVTYNYVIMDEASQVDIATGALALSSAKNAVIVGDLKQLPNVVAEDAKKRSDSVFNSYKLAAGYSFSANSFLKSICCILPEAPQTLLREHYRCHPKIIGYCNQKFYHNELIVMTTDHGEDDTLSVYKTVEGNHRRDHTNQRQIDVLIQEALPKLKSNVTADEIGVIAPYRDQATNITTQLDSNLIEVDTVHKFQGREKDTIVLTTVDDVVTDFSDDPYLLNVAVSRAKKRLCLVTSCNEQPTDSNIGDLISYIEYYNFQIVQSEIYSVFDLLYRQYTDARIAFLKKHPRVSTYDSENVMYGNLMELLKRHTNLPLNVICHQPLNMLIRDPKRLNDEECRYAMNTATHLDFLIYSTISKKPVLAIEVDGFHYHKRGTAQYERDRMKDRILKLYGIPLLRFPTNGSGEIEQVAHFLNEYEKLI